CCGTTACGCCGTTCATGATAATGCCGATCGTATGAGTAATCATCTTTTTAGGTTTTGGCGTTTAGTTATTAGCTTTTAGCTTGTTGATAATTGATATTTTGAGGCTTGTTTAATTTTCTATACGTTTTGAATAAAAGCCTCTGTGACTTCTTTCAGGAAAATATTCTGGTCTTTTGCCCAGTGGATATTTGAGAATATTTCAACTTCACAAAATCCCTTGAAACCGGCTGCTTCCACCCAGCTTCTTATTTTTTTTAGGTCGATACAACCTTCGCCCATTAATCCACGATCATTCAAAAGATCGATTGTATTTACTTTCCAATCGCAAACATGGTAAGCGAAAAGATTTCCATTCGCCCCACAGCGGGCTATTTCTTTTTCCAGTTGCGGATCCCACCACAAATGATAAACATCCACCGCAACGCCAACATAATCTGACTTGAAATACTCAGCCATATCATTTGCTTGGGCTAATGTGTTAATTGCGGAACGGTCTGCGGCATACATCGGATGCAGCGGTTCAATGGCCAGTTTTACATTCAGTTTTTCCGCCAATGGTAAAATCGCTTCAATCCCTTCACGTATCTGATTTCTGGAAATATCAAGCGACTGATCTGGTGAAGCTCCACAAACCAGAACGATCATAGGAGCACCCAAAGCGGCAGCTTCTTCAAGCAGTTTTTTATTATGTTCAATCGCTTGCGCCCGTCCTGCACTATTTGTATGAGGGAAAAATCCGCCGCGAAC
The nucleotide sequence above comes from Dyadobacter subterraneus. Encoded proteins:
- a CDS encoding sugar phosphate isomerase/epimerase family protein codes for the protein MTLDRCCIHTITTKPWALSEAVEKYAVAGVKGISVWQNATEGIGPRRAGEIIRAAGLEIVSYVRGGFFPHTNSAGRAQAIEHNKKLLEEAAALGAPMIVLVCGASPDQSLDISRNQIREGIEAILPLAEKLNVKLAIEPLHPMYAADRSAINTLAQANDMAEYFKSDYVGVAVDVYHLWWDPQLEKEIARCGANGNLFAYHVCDWKVNTIDLLNDRGLMGEGCIDLKKIRSWVEAAGFKGFCEVEIFSNIHWAKDQNIFLKEVTEAFIQNV